The following coding sequences are from one Cyprinus carpio isolate SPL01 chromosome A24, ASM1834038v1, whole genome shotgun sequence window:
- the LOC109080327 gene encoding carbohydrate sulfotransferase 2-like: MRSNQLQLPALGEKNGVYGRNLKTYRNHPTKIITQSGIVMKVLRRKRMVLFIAYFLLLILTMLNLANYRWTKEPQQCNLQMRSTPYQGRSDIRFLYGPSLAKKRQLVLVDVLPTWRSGSSFFGELFNQHPEVFFLYEPMWHIWQKLYPGDAVSLQGAARDMLSSLYRCDLSVFQLYNSPGGKNFTSLGLFGATLNKVICSYPLCSAYRKEVVGMVDDKVCKKCPPQSLRLLEEECLKYNTIVIKGVRVLDVNVLAPLMEDPSLDLKVIHLVRDPRAVANSRIKSRHGLIRENLQVVRSRDPKLRRVPFVDPGHKMSKKDGADYHSVGAMEVICDRTYRSLRTALNPPSWLKGKYLAVRYEDLVENPVKTLRNVYQFANLSASLDIESFALNMTNGTSSSSKPFIVSARNATQAASAWRTVLSIQQIKQVEEYCHHAMAILGYERVRTAGEAKDLSKSLLTASKL; encoded by the coding sequence ATGAGAAGCAACCAACTTCAGTTGCCTGCACTAGGGGAAAAGAATGGTGTTTATGGCAGAAATCTCAAAACATATCGGAATCATCCCACAAAAATAATCACCCAGTCTGGAATCGTAATGAAAGTGTTGCGGAGAAAAAGAATGGTACTGTTTATAGCGTATTTTCTGCTGTTAATTCTCACCATGCTGAACTTGGCTAACTACAGGTGGACTAAAGAACCTCAACAGTGTAACCTCCAGATGAGAAGCACCCCATATCAGGGCAGGTCAGACATTCGGTTCCTTTATGGACCATCTCTTGCTAAGAAGAGACAGCTTGTTTTAGTAGATGTTTTGCCCACATGGAGGTCTGGCTCATCCTTTTTCGGAGAGCTATTTAATCAACACCCAGAGGTTTTCTTTTTGTATGAACCGATGTGGCACATCTGGCAAAAGCTGTACCCGGGTGATGCTGTGTCCTTACAGGGAGCAGCAAGGGACATGCTAAGCTCACTGTACCGCTGTGATCTTTCAGTGTTTCAGCTGTACAACAGTCCTGGGGGCAAGAACTTCACCTCCCTTGGACTTTTTGGGGCCACACTTAATAAAGTCATCTGCTCGTATCCTCTTTGCTCCGCTTATAGGAAAGAAGTGGTTGGGATGGTGGATGACAAAGTGTGCAAAAAATGTCCTCCACAAAGCCTCAGGCTCTTAGAGGAAGAATGCCTTAAGTACAACACTATAGTCATAAAAGGGGTCCGGGTTCTGGATGTCAATGTTTTGGCACCCCTTATGGAAGATCCATCTCTGGATCTCAAGGTGATTCACCTTGTGCGAGATCCCAGAGCCGTGGCCAACTCCAGGATCAAATCAAGGCACGGATTAATTCGTGAGAACTTGCAGGTGGTCAGAAGCAGGGATCCCAAACTCCGACGGGTACCCTTTGTGGATCCTGGCCACAAAATGAGCAAAAAGGACGGCGCAGATTACCATTCTGTTGGGGCTATGGAGGTGATATGTGATCGGACGTACAGGAGCCTGAGGACTGCCTTAAATCCGCCTAGCTGGCTGAAAGGGAAATACCTGGCGGTGCGCTATGAGGATCTGGTGGAAAACCCTGTCAAAACGCTGCGGAATGTTTATCAGTTTGCTAATCTCAGTGCCAGTCTTGACATTGAGTCTTTTGCGCTTAACATGACCAATGGCACAAGCTCTTCCTCAAAGCCATTTATTGTGTCTGCCAGGAATGCCACACAGGCAGCCAGTGCATGGAGAACAGTGTTGAGTATTCAACAGATAAAACAAGTGGAGGAGTACTGCCATCATGCAATGGCCATCCTGGGTTATGAACGTGTGAGAACAGCTGGAGAAGCAAAAGACTTGAGTAAATCTTTATTGACTGCTTCCAAACTGTGA